The following DNA comes from Myxococcus fulvus.
GCTCCTGGCGAAGACCGACACGCCCGACCCCAGGCTCCCGGGCACCGTCCACACGGCGGCCGCGGACATCGAGGCCGCCGGAGGCCAGGCGCTCGCGGTGGTGGGTGACGTGCGCGAGGAGGCGGACGTCCAGCGCGCCGTGGACCAGGCCGTCAAGCGCTTCGGCGGCATCGACTTCTGCGTGAACAACGCCAGCGCCCTGGCGCCGCTGAAGACAGACGAGCTGCCCCTCAAGCGGTTCGACTTGATGCAACAGATTCAGGTGCGCGGCACCTTCCTGCTCACACGCGCCGCGCTGCCGCACCTCAAGCGCTCCCCGCACGCGCACATCCTTTCGCTGTCGCCGCCCATCAACCTGGCGCCGCACTGGCTGGGCAAGCACCCGGCGTACACGGTGGCCAAGTACGGGATGACGCTCTTGACGCTGGGCTGGGCCGCGGAGTTCGCCGAGGCGGGCATCGCCGCCAACGCGCTGTGGCCACGCACGCTCATCGCCACCGCGGCGGTGAAGAACCTGCTCGGCGGGGATGACTCCATGCAGCGCGCGCGCACGCCGGACATCATGGCGGACGCGGCGGTGGCCATCCTCCAGCGCCCGCCCCGCGACTGCACCGGCCACACCTTCATCGATGAAGACGTGCTGCGCGCCGAGGGCGTCACCGACTTCAGCCGCTACGGGGGCGGCGACGACGTCATCCTCGACCTCTACGTCGACCCCTGAGGAGCACCCCTCAAGCCGCATCCGCAGTCACCGCAAAACCAGACGCAGGAGGAGTCCATGGGTACGTCGCTCGCAGACCTGGAGGCGCAGTGCCAATCCCTGGCGAACAAGCTCACCCTGCCGCTCTTGCTCAAGCGCAACGCGGACGAGCTCGCGGACGAGCCGGCGCTCACCGCCGGTGACACCACGCTCACCTGGGCCCAGATTCGCGCCCGCACCGCGTCGTTGTGTCGGGGCCTGGGCGCGCTCGGCCTTCAGCGCGGCGAGCGGATGATGATCATGATGTCGAGCCGGCCCGAGCACTGGCTCATCGACTACGCCGCGGCCCACCTGGGCGCCATCCCCTGTACCGCCTATCAAACGCTGAGCACGGAGCAAGTAGGCTACGTCGCGCAGCACAGCGCGGCCACGGTGGTGGTGCTCGAGGGCGCGGAGGAGGTGACCCGCTGGCGCCCCATCCTCAAGTCGCTCTTCTCCCTCAAGCGCATCGTCGTCATCGACGCGGCGGCCGTCCCCGCTGGAGACCCGCTCTATGTCTCCTTCGCGCAGTTGGAGGCGGACGGCGCGGAGTTGCACGCGCAGGCGCCGCAGGTCTTCGAGGACACCTGGAAGCCCATCCGTCCCGAGGACCCCATCGCGATGATGTACACCTCCGGCACCACCGGAGACCCGAAGGGCGTGGTGCTCAGCCACCGCAACGCCTTCTACGAGGCCATCTGCGTGGACGCGGTGGTGCCCACGCCCATGCGCGCGCCGTCCATCGCCTACCTGCCGCTGGCGCACATCGCCGAGCGCGAGCTGGGCCTGTACCGGATGCTCTTCAAGGCGCTGCACGTGCACGTGTGCTCGGACCCGGCGGGCGTGGTACCGCTGATGGCCAAGGTGCGTCCGCCCGCCTTCTTCGGCGTGCCCCGCGTCTGGGAGAAGCTGGCCGCGGGCCTGCGCGCGAAGCTGGGCACGCTGGAGGCGCCCCGCCGCGACGCCATCATGGGCGCGCACGCGCTCGCGCT
Coding sequences within:
- a CDS encoding SDR family oxidoreductase, yielding MSQKPLSGRTLLMSGGSRGIGLAIGVAAGRLGANVVLLAKTDTPDPRLPGTVHTAAADIEAAGGQALAVVGDVREEADVQRAVDQAVKRFGGIDFCVNNASALAPLKTDELPLKRFDLMQQIQVRGTFLLTRAALPHLKRSPHAHILSLSPPINLAPHWLGKHPAYTVAKYGMTLLTLGWAAEFAEAGIAANALWPRTLIATAAVKNLLGGDDSMQRARTPDIMADAAVAILQRPPRDCTGHTFIDEDVLRAEGVTDFSRYGGGDDVILDLYVDP
- a CDS encoding AMP-dependent synthetase/ligase, yielding MGTSLADLEAQCQSLANKLTLPLLLKRNADELADEPALTAGDTTLTWAQIRARTASLCRGLGALGLQRGERMMIMMSSRPEHWLIDYAAAHLGAIPCTAYQTLSTEQVGYVAQHSAATVVVLEGAEEVTRWRPILKSLFSLKRIVVIDAAAVPAGDPLYVSFAQLEADGAELHAQAPQVFEDTWKPIRPEDPIAMMYTSGTTGDPKGVVLSHRNAFYEAICVDAVVPTPMRAPSIAYLPLAHIAERELGLYRMLFKALHVHVCSDPAGVVPLMAKVRPPAFFGVPRVWEKLAAGLRAKLGTLEAPRRDAIMGAHALALEAFRLEGSGQKVSEELAAKVAVAEEKVLKPLRSTLGLDALQWASSGSAPIPVEVLEYLGGFGIRVLEVWGMSETTGCATINLPTDFRVGSVGRPVPGLELKLAADGEIFVRGPVLFLGYLAGDGRIVSATDEDGWLATGDIGTIDAEGYLTITDRKKELIITSSGKNIAPSRIEGFLRAHPLVGQALAIGDGWPYVTALICLDAEVAPVWAKARGLPPMSVAELTRDPAIRSELEALVASVNQRLSRAEQIKRFEVVNETWSPATGELTPTLKLKRRVILQQYAERIATFYENA